One segment of Patescibacteria group bacterium DNA contains the following:
- the fusA gene encoding elongation factor G, producing MPREYSLEKTRNFGIIAHIDAGKTTVSERVLFYTGKKHKIGEVHEGAAEMDWMEQEKERGITITAAATTCFWAPTSDPGNKHRLNLIDTPGHIDFTVEVKRSLRVLDGAVVVFDGVAGVEPQSETNWRYADGYNVPRMCFINKLDRMGADFWADVKSIHTRLAKNAYPLQIPIGDEEKFKGIIDLLTRKAYLYHDEWGKEITEEEIPAELSKVAETARHALIEAIVENDDTLMRQYLEGKEPALGELKAVLRKAVIQCKIIPILCGSALKNKGVQFLLDAIVEYLPSPLDVPDLVASDPKTGAAVSRKASDDEPFTALAFKVAADPYVGKLTFFRVYAGHLTSGSYVLNVSNGERERISRIVRLHANHREDVDEVFAGEIAAAVGLKSTSTGHTLCDPDHPILLESIVFPEPVISVAIEPKTKVDQEKMGIALQRLAEEDPTFRIRTDEETLETIISGMGELHLEIIVERMKREFSVGATVGKPQVAYKETIKDEAEGEGKYIRQTGGRGQYGHCWLRVAPQERGKGYEFIDEIKGASIPREYIPAIEKGVKEALENGVVAGYPVIDMTVTVYDGSYHEVDSSEAAFKLAGSFAFQEACKRALPVLLEPIMKVEVITPEEFLGEVIGDLNAKRGQIKEMRDRSGVKIIDALVPLAEMFGYATTLRSMTQGRASNTMEFSHYEEVPKQIALAIQETRSGVKRRG from the coding sequence ATGCCACGGGAATATTCATTAGAGAAAACGAGAAATTTCGGCATTATCGCCCACATTGACGCGGGAAAAACCACCGTGTCTGAACGCGTGCTGTTTTATACTGGCAAGAAGCATAAGATCGGGGAGGTCCATGAAGGCGCGGCTGAAATGGACTGGATGGAGCAGGAGAAGGAGCGCGGCATCACCATTACCGCTGCCGCGACGACTTGTTTCTGGGCGCCGACGTCCGATCCTGGCAATAAGCACCGGCTGAACCTCATCGATACTCCGGGCCACATTGACTTTACCGTGGAAGTGAAGAGAAGTTTGAGGGTGCTTGACGGCGCCGTCGTGGTGTTTGACGGCGTGGCAGGAGTGGAACCGCAAAGCGAGACGAACTGGCGTTATGCGGACGGCTACAATGTGCCCCGCATGTGTTTCATCAATAAGCTCGACCGGATGGGCGCGGATTTTTGGGCGGACGTGAAGAGCATACACACAAGGCTCGCCAAGAATGCGTACCCGCTCCAGATCCCCATCGGAGATGAGGAAAAATTCAAAGGCATCATTGATCTCCTTACTCGCAAGGCATACCTGTACCATGACGAATGGGGTAAGGAAATTACTGAAGAAGAAATCCCCGCTGAATTAAGCAAAGTTGCGGAAACCGCGCGCCACGCGCTCATTGAGGCAATAGTGGAAAATGACGATACCCTCATGCGCCAGTACTTGGAAGGCAAGGAGCCCGCCTTGGGGGAATTAAAAGCAGTATTGAGAAAGGCAGTGATCCAGTGCAAGATTATCCCCATCCTTTGCGGTTCTGCGCTGAAAAATAAAGGAGTGCAATTCCTTCTTGACGCAATCGTGGAATATCTTCCTTCTCCTTTGGATGTGCCTGATTTAGTGGCATCTGATCCCAAGACCGGCGCCGCGGTTTCACGCAAGGCATCGGATGATGAGCCGTTTACTGCGCTTGCCTTTAAGGTTGCGGCTGACCCCTATGTGGGAAAACTCACTTTTTTCCGCGTGTATGCCGGGCACCTGACCTCAGGATCATACGTCCTCAATGTAAGCAATGGAGAGCGCGAGCGCATCAGCAGGATCGTGCGGCTCCATGCGAATCACCGGGAAGATGTGGATGAAGTGTTTGCAGGAGAGATCGCCGCGGCGGTGGGATTGAAGAGCACTTCTACCGGCCATACCTTGTGCGATCCGGACCATCCTATATTGCTCGAGTCCATTGTATTTCCCGAGCCGGTTATCTCTGTCGCGATCGAGCCGAAGACGAAAGTGGATCAGGAAAAAATGGGCATCGCGCTCCAGCGTCTTGCGGAGGAAGATCCCACCTTCCGCATCAGGACAGACGAGGAAACGCTCGAGACCATTATTTCAGGCATGGGTGAGCTGCATCTTGAAATTATTGTGGAAAGAATGAAGCGCGAGTTCAGTGTCGGCGCGACCGTGGGCAAGCCGCAGGTGGCATATAAAGAAACGATCAAAGATGAGGCGGAAGGGGAAGGGAAATACATCCGGCAGACAGGCGGGCGCGGGCAATACGGCCATTGCTGGCTGAGAGTGGCGCCGCAAGAGCGGGGGAAGGGCTACGAGTTCATCGATGAAATAAAAGGAGCGTCCATTCCGCGCGAGTATATCCCCGCCATTGAGAAGGGCGTGAAAGAAGCGCTTGAGAACGGCGTCGTCGCGGGATATCCCGTGATTGACATGACGGTCACCGTGTATGACGGTTCGTACCACGAAGTCGATTCATCGGAAGCGGCATTCAAACTCGCGGGATCATTCGCGTTCCAGGAAGCGTGCAAAAGAGCGTTGCCCGTGTTGCTCGAACCTATCATGAAAGTGGAAGTAATAACGCCGGAAGAATTTCTGGGCGAGGTGATAGGAGATTTGAATGCGAAGCGCGGACAGATCAAAGAGATGCGGGACCGCAGCGGCGTGAAGATTATCGATGCGCTCGTCCCTCTGGCGGAGATGTTCGGCTATGCGACCACCCTGCGCTCAATGACACAGGGGCGCGCTTCCAACACCATGGAATTTTCCCATTATGAAGAAGTGCCCAAGCAGATCGCACTGGCTATCCAGGAAACAAGAAGCGGGGTGAAGAGGAGAGGGTAA
- a CDS encoding L28 family ribosomal protein has protein sequence MSRRCDFCLRGPTKMTTRSHSNIASRRWVYINLQPKTIDGKGVKICTRCLKTQAKKMVTKS, from the coding sequence ATGTCCCGCCGCTGTGATTTTTGCCTTCGTGGTCCTACCAAAATGACCACCCGCTCCCACTCGAATATTGCATCGAGGCGCTGGGTGTATATCAATCTCCAGCCCAAAACCATTGACGGCAAGGGAGTCAAGATTTGTACGCGCTGCCTCAAGACGCAAGCCAAGAAGATGGTAACAAAATCATAA
- a CDS encoding UPF0182 family protein, whose product MTIPKYLTRISFIGLFVVFILFSSIVAFVTDWWWFSEVGYTQIFIKSLIAKIALFSVAGIFAAVFLFINFSLAIRSKISWTAILPEALIGRPVDLNNRIVKKLAVVLSVAIALFFGLVAAANWQEVLKFISGAAFGATDPIFNKDIGFYVFSLPVLQAGLGLAKTLVILTLIGCAIIYFLRGSLYVASLQLLKQMRIERAARIHLGILLAIILSTIAAGVYLSRFTLLASQDGLVFGATYTDATVRILMLWISMVTAVLAAVSVVFWVWKGKLSLLVGAVSLYVVVGFAGAVIPSLVQKLVVAPNELVKETPFIKYNIAATRQAFALDKIEEREISGDKPITSTDISANNLTVKNMRLWDRKPLLSTFSQIQEIRTYYEFAEVDNDRYIIDGEIRQIMLSPRELSSASLPNRNWINERLTFTHGYGIAAGPMNQVTQEGLPVLFVKDLPPKSDVDELKISRPEIYFGELSNDYVIAKTKSLEFNYPKGEENVYATYEGTGGVEMNSFIKRVFYAVKFQSLKLLLSNDITSESRILYYRTIAERIAKIAPFLTFDRDPYIVIADGKVYWIADAYTTSDRYPYSQPLLLNGKSVNYVRNSVKVVVDAYNGSVVFYQADTEDPILKTYATIFPGTFRPMSEIPENLVSHLRYPEDIFTLQTAAYSVYHMDDPQIFYNKEDQWEIPAIASEGEGASRGSGIPPMQPRHIIMKLPGEKKEEYILMLPFTPRAKDNLSAWMVARNDGENYGKLLVYRFPKDKLVFGPKQIIGRINQDPVISQQISLWSQGGSQVIQGPLLVIPIEESLLYVRPLYLKAEAGKIPELKRVVVAYENKIAMEETLEEGLSKIFGSGAGVKPQGSATTKPSASGGIPPQDIPERIRRALGAYEEAVRAQRDGDWARYGEAIRQLGDILKQ is encoded by the coding sequence ATGACTATTCCAAAGTACCTCACACGAATCTCCTTTATTGGGCTTTTTGTTGTCTTTATCCTTTTTTCAAGCATTGTCGCCTTTGTTACTGATTGGTGGTGGTTCTCCGAGGTTGGCTACACTCAAATCTTTATTAAGTCTCTGATCGCTAAAATAGCGTTGTTTTCGGTAGCGGGAATTTTTGCCGCCGTTTTTTTGTTTATCAACTTCTCTTTAGCAATCCGCTCAAAAATCTCTTGGACGGCAATTTTGCCGGAGGCGTTAATCGGCCGGCCGGTGGATTTGAACAATCGCATTGTTAAAAAATTGGCCGTTGTGTTGAGCGTGGCAATCGCGCTCTTTTTCGGACTTGTGGCGGCGGCCAATTGGCAGGAGGTATTAAAATTTATTTCAGGCGCGGCTTTTGGCGCGACAGACCCTATCTTTAATAAAGACATCGGATTTTATGTCTTCTCTCTCCCTGTTTTACAAGCGGGTCTTGGTCTCGCGAAAACACTCGTTATCTTGACGCTGATCGGCTGTGCGATCATATATTTTTTGCGAGGCAGCCTTTATGTCGCAAGTCTACAATTACTTAAACAAATGCGAATTGAACGCGCGGCGAGAATTCATCTTGGCATCTTGCTCGCAATAATTCTCTCAACCATTGCCGCCGGGGTCTACCTTTCTCGCTTTACACTGCTCGCGAGTCAGGATGGTTTAGTATTTGGCGCGACGTACACAGACGCAACCGTGAGAATACTCATGCTTTGGATCTCAATGGTTACGGCTGTACTTGCGGCAGTTTCGGTCGTCTTTTGGGTATGGAAGGGAAAGTTGTCACTGCTTGTCGGAGCAGTTTCTCTTTATGTTGTCGTGGGATTCGCGGGAGCAGTAATCCCTTCCCTTGTTCAAAAATTGGTGGTTGCCCCCAATGAGCTGGTAAAAGAAACGCCGTTTATTAAGTATAATATCGCCGCTACCCGTCAGGCGTTTGCTCTTGATAAAATCGAGGAACGAGAAATCTCGGGAGATAAGCCCATAACCAGCACTGATATCTCGGCCAACAATCTCACGGTTAAAAACATGCGGCTTTGGGACAGGAAGCCCCTTTTGTCAACTTTTTCCCAGATACAGGAAATCAGAACTTATTACGAGTTTGCCGAAGTTGATAATGATCGCTATATCATAGATGGAGAAATTCGCCAGATTATGCTCTCTCCGCGGGAGTTGTCTTCGGCCAGCCTGCCGAACAGGAACTGGATCAATGAACGGCTGACGTTTACGCACGGCTATGGCATAGCGGCCGGGCCGATGAATCAAGTCACCCAGGAAGGATTGCCGGTTTTATTCGTTAAGGATTTGCCGCCCAAATCTGATGTGGATGAACTGAAAATCTCGCGTCCTGAGATCTACTTCGGCGAGCTTTCAAACGACTACGTCATCGCAAAAACCAAATCTCTCGAGTTCAACTATCCAAAAGGCGAAGAAAATGTCTACGCAACATATGAAGGCACGGGTGGGGTGGAGATGAACTCTTTCATCAAGCGTGTCTTTTACGCAGTGAAATTCCAATCGCTTAAACTGCTTTTGTCTAACGACATAACCAGTGAGAGTCGTATTCTGTATTACCGCACTATTGCCGAAAGAATCGCCAAAATCGCGCCGTTTTTGACCTTTGACCGAGACCCTTATATCGTTATTGCCGACGGCAAGGTGTATTGGATCGCCGATGCCTATACCACGAGCGACCGTTATCCCTATTCCCAACCGTTGTTGTTGAATGGCAAGAGTGTAAATTATGTGAGAAACTCGGTAAAAGTGGTGGTTGATGCGTATAATGGCAGTGTCGTTTTCTATCAAGCGGACACAGAGGACCCGATTTTAAAAACATACGCCACGATTTTCCCCGGAACATTCCGACCGATGTCAGAAATTCCAGAGAACCTTGTTTCTCATTTGCGCTATCCCGAAGATATCTTTACCCTGCAGACTGCCGCGTATTCGGTCTACCACATGGATGATCCACAGATTTTTTACAACAAAGAAGACCAGTGGGAAATTCCGGCCATTGCGTCAGAAGGAGAGGGGGCGTCCCGTGGGAGCGGGATTCCGCCGATGCAACCACGGCATATTATTATGAAGTTGCCGGGAGAGAAAAAAGAGGAATATATTTTGATGCTGCCTTTTACTCCCCGCGCAAAAGACAACCTGTCCGCCTGGATGGTTGCCCGTAACGATGGAGAAAACTACGGCAAGTTGTTGGTCTATCGTTTTCCTAAAGACAAGCTTGTGTTCGGACCAAAGCAGATCATCGGCCGCATCAACCAGGACCCGGTGATTAGTCAGCAGATCTCGCTTTGGAGTCAAGGCGGGTCGCAAGTAATCCAAGGCCCACTTTTAGTTATTCCGATTGAGGAATCGCTCTTGTATGTGCGCCCGCTCTATCTCAAGGCCGAAGCCGGAAAAATCCCCGAGTTAAAAAGGGTGGTTGTGGCGTATGAAAATAAAATTGCCATGGAAGAGACGCTGGAGGAGGGGTTATCGAAAATTTTTGGCAGTGGAGCGGGAGTAAAGCCGCAAGGGTCCGCGACAACAAAACCGTCCGCCTCAGGTGGAATACCACCTCAAGATATTCCGGAGCGTATACGAAGAGCCTTAGGAGCGTATGAGGAAGCCGTTCGAGCGCAAAGGGATGGTGATTGGGCGCGCTACGGCGAGGCAATAAGGCAACTGGGAGATATTCTTAAACAATAA
- the rpsG gene encoding 30S ribosomal protein S7, producing the protein MRGKKAPKRKIAPDPKFGSVTIAKFINYLMRRGKKSTAQNVLYRTFDAIKSAGADPLTVFDMAMKNVGPALEIRPRRIGGANYQIPFPVNPDRRNTLAFRWIIDASRARKGKPMHKKLLEELQEAAKGEGAAMKKKMDMQRMAEANRAFAHFARYG; encoded by the coding sequence ATGCGTGGAAAGAAAGCACCAAAGAGAAAAATTGCGCCGGATCCAAAGTTTGGATCGGTGACGATTGCGAAATTCATCAATTACCTCATGCGGCGCGGGAAGAAATCAACCGCGCAAAATGTGCTCTACCGCACGTTTGATGCCATTAAAAGCGCAGGCGCTGACCCGCTCACGGTGTTTGATATGGCCATGAAGAATGTAGGGCCGGCGCTGGAAATACGGCCGCGCAGGATTGGGGGCGCCAACTATCAAATTCCATTTCCCGTAAATCCCGACCGCAGGAACACGCTCGCGTTCCGGTGGATTATTGATGCCTCAAGAGCCCGGAAAGGAAAACCGATGCACAAGAAACTTCTGGAAGAGCTGCAGGAGGCGGCGAAGGGTGAGGGCGCGGCCATGAAAAAGAAAATGGATATGCAGAGAATGGCGGAAGCGAACCGCGCGTTTGCGCATTTCGCCCGCTATGGGTAG
- the rpsL gene encoding 30S ribosomal protein S12 — MPTINQLVRQGRKSLKRKTKSPAMQTVFNVLTRRRKTLDKGNPYKRGVCLKVTTMTPKKPNSALRKIARVRLSNGEEATVYIPGEGHNLQEHSIVLVRGGRVKDLPGVRYHIVRGVYDTGGVQARKQGRSRYGAKREKAKK; from the coding sequence ATGCCGACCATTAACCAATTAGTCCGCCAAGGGCGGAAGAGCCTCAAGCGCAAGACCAAATCGCCTGCCATGCAGACGGTGTTTAACGTGCTTACGCGCAGAAGGAAAACGCTTGATAAAGGAAACCCCTATAAGCGCGGGGTGTGCCTCAAGGTGACCACCATGACGCCCAAGAAACCGAACTCTGCTTTACGGAAGATCGCCCGCGTGAGGCTCTCGAACGGCGAAGAAGCGACTGTGTACATCCCCGGCGAGGGGCATAATTTGCAGGAACACTCCATTGTATTGGTGCGCGGCGGCAGGGTAAAGGATTTGCCCGGGGTGCGCTATCATATTGTGCGGGGAGTCTATGATACCGGCGGCGTGCAGGCGAGGAAACAGGGAAGGTCGCGGTACGGCGCGAAGCGGGAGAAGGCGAAGAAATGA
- a CDS encoding site-2 protease family protein: MTDIAFLIFIIMGAIIHEYSHGWMANELGDPTAKDLGRLTLNPIVHIDPMGSILLPLIAWFTTGGRFLFAYAKPVPYNPYNLKDKKWGPALVGIAGPASNFIIAAFLGMVVRFLPSSSFLEILSVGVWANVMLAVFNLVPIPPLDGSKILFALLPDSWRGMEHTFERYGIVLFILFIFYFASALLPLMAFLFRLFTGIAG; this comes from the coding sequence ATGACCGATATTGCGTTTCTCATCTTCATCATCATGGGCGCGATCATCCATGAGTACAGCCATGGATGGATGGCGAATGAGCTTGGCGATCCGACCGCCAAGGATTTGGGAAGGCTTACACTTAACCCAATCGTGCATATTGATCCCATGGGTTCAATTCTTTTGCCGCTTATCGCGTGGTTTACCACGGGCGGGCGGTTTTTATTCGCCTATGCCAAGCCAGTCCCTTATAATCCCTATAATCTAAAAGATAAGAAATGGGGACCCGCGCTTGTCGGGATAGCAGGCCCTGCATCCAATTTCATAATCGCGGCGTTCCTTGGCATGGTAGTCCGTTTCCTTCCCTCATCCTCCTTTTTGGAAATACTTAGCGTAGGCGTATGGGCGAATGTGATGCTGGCGGTGTTTAACCTCGTGCCCATCCCTCCTCTTGACGGTTCGAAAATATTATTCGCGCTCCTTCCGGATTCCTGGCGGGGGATGGAGCACACTTTTGAGCGGTATGGCATCGTGCTTTTTATTTTATTTATATTTTATTTCGCGAGCGCGCTTCTTCCGCTTATGGCATTCCTTTTCCGTCTCTTCACAGGAATTGCCGGGTAA